In the Epinephelus fuscoguttatus linkage group LG10, E.fuscoguttatus.final_Chr_v1 genome, TTTAAAACTAGTATTCCAAGTCGTCTCCAAACCTGAACGTCACTGCTGTTCCAAATGAACCTCTAATTATGGGGTTCGGTCATGTAGTTTTAACCAGTGTGGTTGCATTAAATACTTTGGCTTCTCTATTCATCACAAAACGGAGCAAGGGACAGTTTGAAAATAGATTGGCTATGTCATCAGTGTTACAGGATTACGCAGCTCTCACCTCCAAATTATTCTGTTGACTCATCCTCAGCTTGCTCCAgctatttttttattacaagtTTGTTATTTAATAGAGCTTTAAAAACCAATGCAGTGAGTAATCTGAGTGTGTTTTGCAGCAGTCACCTGGTTGTCCTCAGTTGACTTCGCTTTATTGTGACTCAATGAGACACCGAAGCACAGAGACCCTCTTCACAGCAGTATGATATTTCTGACCCCAAAGGCAACTACTATAGTACAAGGGAAGGTGGATGTGTCACGTGACATGACATTAGTAGGTAACAACTAGTCTGGCACCTCTTAGCCCTCACAAGTTCATCAATGTTGGGTGTGTAAAGTGATCCAGTGGGCTAAACTGGACCCTCTGGTGGGCCAGTCCTGATCTAAACACTGTCACCTGTTGTTAAAAGTCTTATAGTTTTGACCATATATGTATCAGTTACTCCTCAGTTTAGCATCTTTTGCATCATCTAATCACCACTTTctctttaatgttgttttaatgtttatattttctGCTCCAACAGCACCGTGTACTCATGAGGATCATCAGTGTTATTCTATATCATCTCTCCTTTCTAACTGCTCCATCTGTCAACATGGCACCAGTCCTGTACCACCGCAGCTGCAGGCATATACTCACACAGCAGGGAGTCACATTAAAGCGAAGTCAACTGAGGACAACCAGGTGACTCTCATGGAAAACACTAAAATATTTACACGCAGGAGATCGACTTAGTACTAAAGTGATACCAAAGTGTgctgtaatgtgtttttatgtgttgcaGAGCAGGATGGAGGAGCACACATATCACACATAGTGCTGgatcaaaaaaatcaaactcaAACTCTGAATACAGTGTGCAGATCTCCTGTCTAGTTCTTGCTTTAGAAGTACCACTCTGCCCACTCCAGACAGCCTCCGGGTAGAAACAAGTTTCATGGGCATGAATGCTTTGCTTCACATGCCTGTCTGAGCAGTGCTCCCTGTGACAGTGTCTGATGGTGCTCATTTTAACTGCCTTCTGGCTACATCTAAGGGATAGCAGTGTCAAAAATGAGCATCACTATAATGGCCTGTTACTTGACCTCATGGGCTCACTGTtgccctccacacacacacacacacacacacacagttctcaCAGAGGGCTACTGCAGGTCACAACATGACATGCAGCCTGAAGGGCGGGatgctgcaaaacacacacagattactCACTGCacttgtttttaaagctctattaaaaaacaaagttgtaataaaaacagcttgaacactctgacacaaaaagacactaaaTAATTTGGAGGTGAGAGCTGAACCCTGTAACACTGGTTATGTTTGTCTTATTGGATGACATAACTTCTCACAATCTATTTTCAAACTGTCCCTCACTGCCTATTGTGGTGAATTCAGAAGCCAAAGTATTTAATGCAACCACACTGGTTAAAACTACACGACCGAACCTCATAATTAGAGGTTCATTTGGAACAGCAGTGACGTTCAGATTTGGAGACAACTATGGAACTAGTTTTGAATATAGTAAAAAACTGAGTCCGAAACAGCAGGTTTTCTTACTAAAAATTAGTCTGCATGTCACATCTGATGCTCTCTGTTCTCTCAGtaccctgacttttcctttaggAGCCCCTCATTTTTGTGAGGCAAGCTCAACTTACAGGGTAGCACCCCACCTCACATGCTTACATAGCAGCACTTCTGAGAttttaataaatataattttactTATGGGTAAATACCATATTGATTGTTGCAAGTGGAGAAACACCAAGCCCCTCTTTTACTGGTTTGTAAATTACTTTAACTTGCTTTCTtgtaactgaaaaaaaaaagatctctaGCAGGACAGCAAGAAAGTTAAGTGTtaatttttctaattttttgttgttttgaatgaTTACTCTTGTGTTGGATCTCGATGTCACTTGCTCCTTTTTGATAAAtttggtatttttatttttacaattgttattttaatatatttaaatctCCCCCTAgcctcttttatttcattttgttttttatttattcgttgttgtttttttttaaattgctctCAAAAAATCTGACCCCTAATGTCAGACCGCACTATTTCACATACCTGTGGGGGGTGAGATTATCAGATGGCATGTTgaactgtgttttatttatttatttatttattttttaaaaagtacatttatttatcatgtcaaTACATATACCTTGTATTGTCCATAATATAACTCAGCAAGTAATCTGTTGTATTTTATCCCATTTATGGGTGATACCCTTTTCATGGCCCCCCTTGGCCTTGGGCCATCTGTTCTCTTTGACGCCCTCTAACGGCGGGACAAGATAGCTGTGCTAacctgctagctagctagcagagcTCGCGACAAAAAACAGACCGGGAATACAAGACAACTCGACAAAACCCGTGTCCGTTGTTGAGGAGCGGACCCGACCGAGCTATCTTTACTGTACTTCGAGTTATATAGTGGATAATTTCGCTGTACGCCGCTGTTTCTCCGAGCTAGCATGTCTGAAAAAAACGGACGTTGCGGCGATGATACCATCAACAACATCCGCTTGCTTATCTTAAACGTATTATGCCCTCGGTTTAGCTTGTCAGGCAACATTTACTCGCAATCTGGGGAACAAATCACCTCTTCCTCGCTGGGATTTGTGCACGTAACTCTACATATTGCTGCAGTCTCACTGTTAAGCACATATAAACTAAACCCAAGGATAACTAGTCGTTCACTGGCTTTTGAATGGGTTACACAAGTCATTAGAGTTGTTACCTGGCAGTCCAAatttcggaattaaagtcttgtGTTGCCTTTGAGTGCTAAAAattctggggggaaaaaaactcagCGCTCCTCGCCCACACTCAAATGTCTCCATTTTAGGGTGTAAACGAAATTTAATCTTTATTCAGAATAACTTAAGATATATATTgatattcaaacaataaaacagccCTTAAGCTATGTCAATTATTTACAGGTCTTTCCGTAATTCTTAAATGCAACGCCTTTTCCATTATGGCCTTGTTTCATATAGATTATACGAGCTAAAAGGGGCAAATTTCAGTTATTTAGGTAAAATCGTAAAGGTTTTATATTGAGTTACAGGATAATTCATTCTCTCTAGTTTACAACTACAGTTTGCAAGCGTATATTTTAAGATTTCCTAACAACACGTGAAGGCAacgtttgttttttaactgaaaTAACTACATTCAAACGTCCAGATACACCTCAAAGCGATTAAAAACGCCATATCTTTAGTCAAAAGTGAGCTGTGTATCTGTTATAACTCATAATTAATGGAAGTCCGCGTTTATCTGCCATATTTTACTGTTTCTCATCCAttaactacatttcccatgaagCTTTGCGGTGTCACATGACGCTCAGATGGCCTCACATGACAGATAATCAACAACTACCAGCCGTGCCTGAAACACAAGTTATAACCGGCAACAGATTTCTCCCCATACCCAGCCTAATTGATGCTCTCGACGCACAGAAGGAGAAGCGCTCTTACAGGTGGGATGGAGCTGatatttgtcattattttaatagttttagacggtgttttttaaattttctcttCATATATAAATGACTGTAAGCCTAATAAATGTCTTAATTGTTGCATACTGTGTATCAATTAGGTGCACgatgcagtattttttttaaaaaatgtggctTTTAAGAGCAAGATAGTGTGTCACGTGAAAGGATACCACTGgacaaactgtatttttttttgtttaattcatttaattaaattttatttgatttaatttgtattgatttaatttaatttaattttgtatcattttactttattttatgcatttttccTCACTTAACTCGTATTATTTTGCATCTCAGATAGTCTTATCAGTCATGGCGGCCTCTGCTGATGAAAAGCTAACAGGACTAGTTGCAGCCGTGTTTACTCCACTGACCACACAAGGGTAAGCAGCTCTGAGTGATGTATTTGGTGTGTGAGAAAGTACAGAAAGTTGAGAGAGAAATCAGTGTGGACATATTTGAAAACTGTGGCACACTCCCCTGGACTGAGCACTATGGTTGGTATTCTTTTTGCAAAATGTGTAGGTctatatttttcatgttttcccaAAACAGTGAAGTCAACCTCACACAGATTGGACCTTATGTTGACTACTTGAAAGAGAAGCAAGGCGTTAAAGGTATATTTGGTAAGTTTACAAGTGGATTCTTCTTTTGATATTTGTCATTGTCTGCGTTCCCATCTGAATCCATCCCTGATTGTGCTTCTCCACCTTGTTGGTTTGTTGACATGTTAATGTGTTTCTACTGTTAACCATCTGCTTCTGGGCAAAAAAAGGTGCAGGGTTGGGTCAAACTAACTTAAAATGTCGTCAGGCAGCATTGATAACATACCTGAATATGAAACCTCAGTCAGTTAGTTGTTAGTCTTGGAGTGCTTATACTCTTACAGTAAAACtgcattaaaataaacttttctGTCCAGTAATTTCACAAAACTTTGAAAAAGAAAGATGAGAACTCTTCTGCAGACTGAAGGCATCAGTGTCACTTTTTTTCCCAAGACCATGATAGATAACATTTTTACTGCACTTGTCTCTATATTAAAATGCAATTCTTCCACCTGTAACTGTAACAAAACTAccaattattttattaataataattcattaaCTTGTAGATATACAATCCACACTAAATGTAACGCATCAACACTCAACTCAGAGGAGCTGTCTGTCAAACCTGTTGCTTCATAGTGTGTGAATCACATAATGATTTTGACATCAACTTCAGTGTCGTTATTTCAAAGGAACAtgcaatttttattttacatttttgctgcACTTGTCTCTCCATTAAAATGCAATTCTACCACCTGAAACTATAACACAACtaccaattattttttttaataataattttaattatttttatccaCATAATCCATATTAAATGTAATGTTAAGACACCCAACTCCCTGGAGCTGTCCGTTAAACCTATTTCTTAATAATGTGTGATTCACATAATGATTTCGACATCAACTTCAGTGTTGTTATTTCAAAGGAACATccaatttttattttacatttttgctgcACTTGTCTCTCTATTAAAATGCAATTCTACCACCTGAAACTATAACACAACTaccaattatttttttaataataattttaattatttttagcCACATAATCCATATTAAATGTAATGTTACGAGACCCAACTCCCTGGAGCTGTCCGTTAAACCTATTTCTTAATAATGTGTGATTCACATAATGATTTCGACATCAACTTCAGTGTCGTTATCTCAAAGGAACAtactcattttttaaaaaaaaattgtgcaaTTGTTCCAACAGAAAAATAGAGGTCTACCTTCATTTCTAccattgttttaaaaagaatataatttgaaaaacaattaTTATAAATACATTAGCAGAGTCTGTACCCAGTGAAGTGAACTGAAACAATTAATTGTCAGCTTTCTGTTGAGTGACAAATTGGTTAAAATCATAAACCACCgcacactgaactgaatttCTGTGATTTTTATTGAAAGCCAACAACGCGTTTCACCCGTGGCTTCTTTAGGTTTGCTCGACAGAATCACATGAGCACTCACAGGTGTGCTAAATACACATGGGTCACATGACTTATTATCACAGatagttttcattattttttctttcacattcttcacaaatatttttcaaaagatGATTTACAATTCATCCAAAAAGCAGAATACATTTACACACATGACACAgatcaaaaaaataaacaaaattcaTAAGGGGCCCTTGTGGATCCCTATGAATCTAAATTACCTGTGGAGAGAGATATACCTTAATATTTACATCACAGAAAAGGACTCAAATCCTCTGTTTCATCAAGTCCATGTGGCTCAAGTATATTCAATTCATGGATCCAAAATGCTCCCCTTCTTAAAAGTTAGTTGATCAAATTACCCCCCTGTGGATTGGGTAAGCACTGACCCATGTTTTTTCTCCCTGTAGTGTCTAGCAATGGCATAATCCATGTTCCCCTTTCTAATGGCAGCATTATGCCcagcaccaaaaacaaaaaaatattgttcttttctttcaactaaactacacccaccagctgtatcactgtgcagaacaagtgtgcatctactgctagctcacttagcaTTACTGAATTAGCtgacgttacagctcagccgagtaGGACactattaatgtttacatctcacgctgtcatgagcacgagcctctcgtacatgagtagatgcacacttccttctgcgtggtgatgcagttggtgggtgtagtttggtagagagaaaatagttcctccataaaaatgctcacaacaagatctgtggattatcttgagtaaccaggtcatgacttctggaaagagacattgctgttgagtttttaaattttttatttaatttcatttatgtATTTGCTTTTTTGGCGTTTGAgccgagtgtcatctagtttcattatattggtGAGAAGgctctctacagctgatatctccaacacaaactcacaccaaaacaatcgaGATTGATATAGCACTAATATGcttgtttatttctatttaGGGGTGAACATGTCCCTTTATCGCTATATTTCCATAGAAGTGTCTCTCTGAGCTCCTTGTGTGACCTCACACCGGAAAAGAATGTTTGTGCTGATCTTTGTGCCTCATCATGTTTTGATGTATTTTCTCATCTGGCTGTCCTTGTCTGCATTACGGCTCATTACCCATGAAATTGTTTTGTCCTGACACATATTGTACACTAAGGTGTCGTTTCATCATTTCATCGTTTTATGTGTAATGCAATGCTATTAGACGTCTTGTGCTGTGTTCTATTTCCTTTGTTCTTTGTGGATATTGTATGACATACTGCATTTTGTGATGTTGGAAACAGCATGTAGATAAGACATGACTTGGGTTTCTTACAGTGAATGGCACCACTGGAGAGGGCGTGTCTCTTAGTGTTGAGGAGAGGAAGATCCTGGCTGCAGAGTGGTGTCAGAAAGCCAAGGGGAAGTAAGTCATCACACAGCCAAACAGTTTTGAGCTAATGCAGCAGAAAGAACGtggacagtttttgaaattatgtgcatgtgtgtgcatgtctccACAGAATCGATCATGTGATTGTGCATGTCGGCTGCATGAGTCTTAAAGAATCCCAAGAACTGGTGAGTTGCTGCTTTTGTGTTGCCTGCAGTGACGTGGACAGGCTTAGCTTAGTTGTTAGttatttgtaaagcacatttcagcaacaggACAATTCAAAGTGCTCAACATGTCTTTAAGTTTAGCACAAATGTCCAGtaggactcaacgatgaactgagtagattttagtggtcatgGATCTAAGGTCATGGTCACTTCGACCTTGccctctcattcttgtgaactcGATATCTCATGAAGGCCTTGAGGaagtttccttaaatttggtacaaacttgtacttggactcaagaatactgatttattatttattagtcaaaagtcaaggtcactgtgacctcacaaaacatgttttgagcCATTTTGACCATCATATACAGCGCCTTTTAAACTAGTTGTCAActtgaatgagaaaaaaacaacaaagttgTTTATGTACATGTTCAAAGCTGATAAATGTGTTTGTAGATGAATATTTTTCAGCAATAGGAACTAAATCATAGATCACAACACTACAGTAACAGTACACTGTATAAACTACAATGTTTAATGCATCCACTACAGTAGTAAGTGCCTTAGTTTTCATTGTTCTCCCTCTGGATGTTCATCTTTCCTCCAGGCTCGCCATGCAGCACAGATCGAGGCTGATGCAATAGCAGTCATTTCCCCCTCCTTCTTCAAGCCCAGCTCTGCAGGTATACAATTCTTTTAGTGGTAAAAGCATTTATTTCCCCATTTTCAAATGCGTAATCATCAAACGTCCATTCTCACTTTTCATTCATGTGTCAATACTGTACTGATGAAGCTCAGTTGGAAAGtacaaccaaaacaaaatgacttatTTCCATGATGTAAATTGTCcacatttctttctctctctctctcatcctgcTTCAGACGTCTTGAGGTCGTACCTTATGGAAGTGGCTTCAGTTGCCCCAACTCTGCCCTTCTATTACTATCATCTTCCAGCTCTCACTGGTGTTAATGGTTAGTGCCATTGCTGATTGATTTTGCGGCCACTTAACTGAGAGCATATTGAATCTGaaatggtctttttttttcttcagtgccAGTAAGAGATTTGTTGGAAGGTATTAAGGAGTTCATTCCCTCCTTCAGAGGTGTGAAGTTCAGTGGGACAGACCTGATGGACTTTGGCCAGTGTGTCAGCAACAGTCAGCCTGACTGGTCCTTCCTCTACGGCGTGGACGAGGTCAGCTGTTTCTCCCTCACCATCATTTTTGGTCCATCTGTTCTGTGCTTACATACAAGAGCCTCCACCACAGAGCCGGCCTAAAACAAAATTTCTTCATTTGTTCCATAGCAACTGCTCGCAGCTCTGGTTCTGGGAGCCCACGGAGCAGTTGGCAGGTCAGTGTGTGAACCTGTGAAATGCTACATCTCCTTTCAGTTTAACAGTTTAACAGTTATGTAAATTGCTTTTAATTGCACTGCCTGCAGCACATATAACTACATGGGATGTCATGTCAACAAGCTGATATCAGCGTTTGAGAAAGGCGACCTTGTTGAAGCCAGGTCGATACAGGTACTGTCCATTTCCCTGCAGTTGCTCCCAACTTCTCTTTGACATCATTTTTGGTTACTAACATCATTGTCTAATTTTCCATGAGCAGTTCAAGGTGCAAGAGCTGATCAGTTATGCCATAAAAGTTGGTGAGTGGTGCTTGTGTCATAATGTCTTATACAAGATAAATTAATGCTCTTCGACTGTAAGAGTCTTTTTCCACCTCTGAAACTGCCTTATTGTTCTTGACAGGCTTTGATGTTGGAGTGAACAAGCAGCTGATGAGTGAGGTGTCGGGCTTGAGTCTCGGGCTCCCTCGACTCCCTGTGAAGACACGTCCTCCTGCTGTTGCTCTCTCCATCAAGGCGAAATATGACAGTATTTTTCCTCCTGAACAAAGTACTGGGCAAACCTCGACTGTAGAAATCCCTCAATAACTCAGCAAACCACTTCTGATGAAGACATTTACACGTTAAATCAAACCTTATCGTTAAATTGGTCATCTGTTTCACCACTCAGTCCTTCCCGTTAATGGGAAAAATCTAAtatgttcacaaatattttaatgtcagtGTTAATCATTTCATAGAATTCATAAAATAACTAGCTCACGGTACCCAGGGGAATGTGGCACTTTTGTTTTGCTACGTTTAGGGAACTGGGGACCATCACAAATCAGCAGTGTTACCTTATTATCTTGTACTGTTTAAGCTGAACCTCATTTTAGGAGTTTGAGTACTCTAAATCCCAGAAACCCAGACTTTAAGATGACTCCATCACAGGGAGGATAACAGACAGAAAGGGCATTACTCGTATGAACATTGTTCCATGGGAAAATTAACACTCCAGAAAAGGGAAAAGGTGATAAAACATCCGAGTTGTTAGAAGGAATTCATTTTATACTGTGAGTTTTTATTAagtgttttctttcttaatgATGTATTAAAGGGAAGTGTCGTAAGTATGTTTGATTTTCATTGTTATAACAAATAATCATAGTAATTTCCTATGCAATGATTTATGTCTCTTATGTTCTGTTCCTGAAAAGTTTAAAAATCACAAGGCCAGTTTATCTCTAAGACCTGAACaagtgttcgtgtgtgtgtgtgtgaggctgtgagTGTGATCAGATGGAAATTCTGCATTGCCCGTTTTTTATCCTGCTTTCTAactaaaacatgatgttttacACTGTCTTTTTCCTGAGATTACTActatttttgtgtcatttgaTTATTTGTATGagctgaaaataaaactgaaaaaaatctaTTGTGGATTCTTTTTTGCTGGTTGTATTTTGCTGGTAAAGAGTTTGGGGAAACAACTGAGAACAACCAGGTGACTTCGCTTTAATGTGACTCCCTGCTGTGTGAGTATGAGCCTGCAGCTGCGGTGGTACAGGACTGGTGTCATGTTGACAGATGGAGCAGATAGAAAGGAGAGATGATATAGAATGACACTGATGATCCTCATGAGTACACAGGGCTGTtggagcagaaaaaaataaagagaaaatggtGATTATATGATGCAAAAGATGCTGAACTGAAGTGAGCCGGTAAATATATGATCAAAACTATAAAACTTTAATGGGTGACAGTGCTTGATTGGGGCTGTCAAACATATGGGCAGAACTTGCCCACCATAGGGTCCAATCCAGCCCACTAGATCACTTTGCACACTTAATATTGATGCACTTATGAGGGCTAAGAGGTGCCAGATTTCAGGAGCAAGTGAAACTGAGTAGttgacttcatgtaaaatgctgcttgaGATACTTCCATCCTGATTAGAATAAAGCTGTCTGAAAAAACAACCctttctcatcccaacttgtcaaatacagcTGCTATGTTGCTGcatgtattgtgtcttttcaaaatatatttctgttttcacagtttctgcttcagtctttttcaaaataaacttacaacataGGTAAAGCACTTATTTATTAGGTTAAATTCCTTTGGTTAAGGCAACAAAGTCCTTGGTTAAGTGTATCCAACAAAAGccagtggttaggtttagaaaacaaCATAATGGTGTGGTTTAAAATAAGTAAAGTTGTTATTAACtaatgtcatgtcatgtgacaGATCCACCTTTATACCACCTCTTTGTGCTATAGCGcactgagcaagcaacgtctgtggacgtCCAAGTCTAGTTGATATCACGTCTGTGGACATGATATCAACGAGACTTGgacgttgcttgctcagtgggaGTAGTTAGTtttggtaggaggccccagggcagaccacgaacacgctggagggatttcatatgtcatctggcctgggaacgccttggggtcccccaggaggagctggaaagtgttgctggggagagggacgtctggggtgctttgctctgcctgctgcccccgtgaccagGCCCTGGAAAAGGGGATGAAAATGGGTGAATGGATGGACTACAGTAGTTGCCTTTGGCGtcagaaataaaacaacagcaaaacaaagcaGAGGTATTTGAGGGGTCGGGAGTGAGAAcaggcaggaaaaaaacatcaacacttattgtttattaattcaatttccataaccacttaacctgttgggggtcacgggggggctggagcctatcccagctgacattgggtgagaggtggggtacaccctggacaggtcgccagactatcacagggctgacacatatacaaacaaccattcacactcacattcacacctacggacaatttagagtcaccaattaacctgcatgtctttggactgtgggaggaagccagagtacccggagaaaacccacacggACATTAGGAGAACATTCAAACTCGCTGAGGGGCTCCCCCATCCTGCACCACCAATATATATTGCATTGCATAATAATTTGCATCATACTTCTATCTTAAAACGGTACTGGTGTAACCCTGTTGCTCAGACACTTCCTAAATGGTTTGTAAAATAGGGGATAACTTAACCTGCCTCATCAATAGCATCCACTTTAGTTTGATGTGGTGATGTcagcattactacacaggtgtggaGATGTAAATATGCATATGTAATGACAGGGAGTAGTAGACTGACTAAACATGAAGAAACATAACATTGCAATTGCACTTATCTTTCTTTGGATATCTCAGGCTAGTCATCATCTGTTCTGTCGATGGATGAGCATCTTCAGAATGtacttctttacactaaaaCAAAGGGACAAAGGGGAAAAATTGGAGgtgttgtttatttgtcactatgcaatggttttactggtgcAGAGTAGACAACTagagatcaaattgggctgtgtgtgtgtatgtggatgaTACAGAGTAACCGCATGAGTAGCAACAGGTGAAGGTGCTGCGAAGCTGCATCATCTCACCATTGCGGGTGTTTCTTGTAAATGAAAGTGCCAAGACACTTTACAAAGAGGTGTGCTGTTAAACCAGAAAAATCACACTTGGTTAGCCATATCTACACACACAGTAGAGGGTGGAGTAGTGAGATGTGGCTTCCTCCTGTCAAACTTTTAACTAATTTTACATTTGTTATACATGGCACTTTCCTTTTCCAGTCTCATCTGTTTCACATCGTTCTAGTGTCCTTTTCCATCTGTAACATACCATCTGTCGTTCTCCTTCTCAGCTGCCTTTAAACTCACTTCCTCCATGTTTCCTATCCTGAAAATCCAGTTCTTCCTACAAAGGAAGGAATTTAATCACGCCAGTATTATTTTAGGTTTGAAAAGGGCTTGTTTCCTATGAAATATCCTGTGAGGGGATACACATATCTGGTCTTTTAGCTCGTTCCTCTCAGCTCATGCTCTCACctccataaaatgtcagacagGCAGCAGACATGCTGTGTGGCAGACGCCGGGGGTCACTTGGTGGGGGtttgccgtggcagggctgcagCCTGTGACAGGAACTCCCTGTGGACACGCCACCTGAGAGGTCGTCAAAGGTCTGGTGaagtgtttctttctctcttcatctctcacCAGTCTGCATATTGTTCAGAGGAGGAGACTCTCACTGTGGTTATGAAGTATCAGACTCTAGTTGATGCTGTCTGCAGACTGCTTA is a window encoding:
- the npl gene encoding N-acetylneuraminate lyase isoform X4 produces the protein MAASADEKLTGLVAAVFTPLTTQGEVNLTQIGPYVDYLKEKQGVKGIFVNGTTGEGVSLSVEERKILAAEWCQKAKGKIDHVIVHVGCMSLKESQELARHAAQIEADAIAVISPSFFKPSSADVLRSYLMEVASVAPTLPFYYYHLPALTGVNVPVRDLLEGIKEFIPSFRGVKFSGTDLMDFGQCVSNSQPDWSFLYGVDEQLLAALVLGAHGAVGSTYNYMGCHVNKLISAFEKGDLVEARSIQFKVQELISYAIKVGFDVGVNKQLMSEVSGLSLGLPRLPVKTRPPAVALSIKAKYDSIFPPEQSTGQTSTVEIPQ